One window of Dysidea avara chromosome 11, odDysAvar1.4, whole genome shotgun sequence genomic DNA carries:
- the LOC136238749 gene encoding V-type proton ATPase 16 kDa proteolipid subunit c-like, translating to MSDDTRPIYTPFFAVMGASASIIFSSLGAAYGTAKSGTGIAAMSIMRPELIMRSVIPVVMAGIIAIYGLVVSVLIGNKIDTSLDLAGSFLYLGAGLSVGFSGLAAGFAIGIVGDAGVRGTAQQPRLFVGMILILIFAEVLGLYGLIVALVLTTKA from the exons ATGTCGGACGATACCAGGCCAATATACACTCCTTTCTTTGCAGTGATGGGAGCTTCGGCTTCAATCATTTTCAGCT CGTTGGGGGCGGCTTATGGTACAGCCAAAAGTGGTACCGGTATAGCTGCAATGAGTATTATGAGACCGGAGTTGATTATGAGGTCCGTGATCCCGGTGGTTATGGCGGGTATCATCGCCATTTATGGGTTGGTCGTCTCCGTTTTGATTGGCAACAAAA TTGATACAAGTTTGGATTTGGCTGG GTCATTCTTATATCTTGGGGCAGGATTGTCTGTTGGATTCAGTGGATTGGCAGCAGGTTTTGCTATTGGCATAGTTGGTGACGCAGGTGTAAGAGGGACAGCACAGCAACCTCGTCTGTTTGTCGGAATGATTCTAATCCTTATTTTTGCAGAAGTGTTGGGTCTCTATGGACTGATCGTTGCCTTAGTGCTAACAACCAAGGCATAG
- the LOC136238748 gene encoding uncharacterized protein: protein MAYRKPPALGSRKKPGPKPDLTEEQKQEIREAFDLFDADGSGKIDAKELKVAMRALGFEPKKEEIKKMIADIDKDGTGTIDFNQFLQMMTVKMSEKDSKEEIIKAFKLFDDDDTGKISFNNLKRVAKELGENLTDEELQEMIDEADKDGDGEVNEAEFLRIMKKTNLY, encoded by the exons ATG GCGTACAGAAAGCCACCTGCTTTAGGATCAAGAAAGAAGCCAG GCCCCAAGCCCGACCTCACCGAGGAACAAAAACAAGAGATAAGAGAAGCCTTTGATCTCTTTGATGCTGATGGGTCAGGAAAAATTGATGCAAAAGAGTTAAAG GTTGCTATGAGAGCCTTAGGGTTTGAACCAAAGAAGGAAGAGATTAAGAAAATGATTGCAGACATTGATAAGGATGGAACTG GAACGATTGATTTCAACCAATTTTTACAGATGATGACTGTCAAAATGAGTGAAAAAGACTCCAAAGAAGAAATTATAAAAGCGTTTAAACtgtttgatgatgatgataca GGGAAAATCTCCTTTAATAATTTGAAAAGAGTCGCAAAAGAACTTGGAGAGAACTTAACTGATGAAGAATTACAG GAGATGATCGATGAGGCTGATAAAGATGGCGATGGTGAAGTGAATGAAGCAGAATTCTTGAGAATTATGAAGAAGACAAACTTATACTAA
- the LOC136238745 gene encoding coiled-coil domain-containing protein 138-like, whose amino-acid sequence MALVKEFEKQLKRKTRGFKLDEIAHDSLTEDESSTLSDTSYSSGSSINDSNTENTVVDEPSIRENATHVYSELTAIRDKLHEESQRLQERETRLVEREQAILELEQLARSAHERLTEFAEEEVTRRWEQLEERVQGESQRLSEALKEKSKENRRLRSSFDSIKQASDSLRQQLEEVQQKNQKLEVDITSVQARLVNLQRKQQLQSTKHVTASIEAAVSQHSTKIAATSPVKLKEHRKPNKYPLGDDQYLELLAILLSWLCDDQLSKTSSPTQLLVSNSIKVLPIAASLIPNLHSASTQIQLPFIKFFYWTIVQLNSIGKQKSSLTTTLRRIGEELQKPSHIRSTEPAGVKPFYQSPDLHIRLLSSLVILQTISQVDCLALAFDMIKQDLRDDVGKEVFLLYHGVSAILCYLKPAHKVLCEHTADIFLLLSMDSITLQLFLNECSTDEWFICCAGLFRDVQHVGIKVLEKMSIVLQRLSKVKSNKRRFEQSQLIPVIQKLSRTLNEPDTAFLTLNLRSVLMNLNS is encoded by the exons ATGGCGCTTGTGAAAGAATTTGAAAAGCAACTGAAGAGAAAGACAAGGGGTTTTAAACTAG ACGAAATAGCTCATGATAGCCTTACAGAAGACGAGTCATCTACTCTGAGCGACACTAGTTACAGTAGCGGCAGCAGCATCAATGATAGCAACACGGAGAACACAGTAGTAGACGAACCATCTATAAGAGAAAATGCAACCCACGTTTACTCTGAATTAACTGCAATACGGGACAAGCTACAT GAAGAATCTCAGAGGTTACAGGAGCGAGAGACCAGACTTGTTGAACGAGAACAAGCAATTCTGGAACTGGAGCAGTTAGCACGGTCAGCTCATGAAAGATTAACAGAATTTGCTGAAGAAGAAGTAACCAGGAGGTGGGAACAACTTGAAGAG CGAGTACAGGGAGAATCACAAAGACTCAGTGAAGCACTGAAAGAGAAAAGCAAGGAGAATAGAAGACTACGAAGCTCATTTGATTCCATCAAACAAGCCAGTGATAGCCTTCGCCAGCAA CTTGAGGAAGTCCAACAGAAGAACCAAAAGTTGGAAGTGGACATCACAAGTGTTCAAGCTCGACTAGTAAATTTGCAG AGAAAACAACAGTTGCAATCTACCAAGCACGTGACAGCTTCTATTGAAGCTGCAGTGTCTCAACATAGTACAAAAATAGCTGCTACTAGTCCAG TTAAACTAAAGGAACATAGAAAACCAAACAAG TATCCTTTAGGTGATGATCAATATTTAGAGTTGCTTGCAATTTTGTTGAGTTGGTTGTGTGACGACCAGCTCAGTAAGACAAGTAGCCCCACCCAACTATTGGTTAGCAACAGCATAAAG GTGCTTCCAATTGCTGCTTCTCTCATACCGAATCTTCACTCAGCAAGCACTCAGATACAACTGCCATTCATAAAATTTTTCTATTGGACCATTGTACAATTAAACTCAATAGGAAAACAA AAATCATCACTAACTACAACTCTTCGGAGAATTGGTGAAGAGCTTCAGAAGCCATCACATATTAGGTCAACTGAGCCAGCAGGAGTGAAGCCATTTTATCAAAGTCCTGACCTTCATATACGACTGCTATCATCTCTTGTTATTCTGCAGACAATCTCACAAG TCGACTGTTTGGCACTCGCATTTGATATGATCAAACAAGACCTCAGGGATGATGTA GGTAAGGAAGTgttccttctttaccatggtgTGTCCGCCATTTTGTGCTACCTCAAGCCAGCACACAAG GTTTTATGTGAACATACAGCAGATATATTTCTACTACTATCCATGGACTCTA TAACACTGCAGTTGTTTCTGAATGAGTGCAGCACTGATGAATGGTTTATATGTTGTGCTGGACTGTTCAGGGATGTACAACATGTCGGTATTAAAGTGTTGGAGAAAAtgagtattgtattacaaaggCTGTCCAAAGTCAA GTCTAACAAGAGAAGATTTGAGCAGTCACAACTAATTCCAGTCATTCAGAAACTAAGTAGAACCCTCAACGAACCAGACACAGCATTCTTAACACTAAACCTCAGATCTGTACTGATGAATTTAAACAGTTGA